In Actinoplanes derwentensis, the following proteins share a genomic window:
- the paaD gene encoding 1,2-phenylacetyl-CoA epoxidase subunit PaaD, producing MVNAADVVGTVADPELPMITLAELGIVREVRQDDGAVVVTITPTYSGCPAMESIRADIRVALGRAGFGVVEVRTVLAPAWTTDWISETGKRKLAAAGIAPPGPAPVRRAGPIPLTLGTRPATVVCPRCGAADTEALAAFGATACRELRRCHSCREPFEHMREI from the coding sequence CTGGTGAACGCAGCCGACGTGGTGGGGACCGTCGCCGACCCGGAACTGCCCATGATCACCCTTGCTGAGCTGGGGATCGTTCGGGAGGTTCGGCAGGACGACGGCGCGGTGGTCGTGACGATCACCCCGACCTACTCGGGCTGTCCCGCGATGGAGTCGATCAGGGCCGACATCCGGGTGGCACTCGGGCGGGCCGGATTCGGGGTCGTCGAGGTGCGTACCGTGCTGGCACCGGCCTGGACCACCGACTGGATCAGCGAGACCGGAAAGCGCAAACTCGCCGCCGCGGGCATCGCCCCGCCGGGGCCGGCACCCGTCCGCCGGGCCGGGCCCATTCCCCTCACCCTCGGCACCCGGCCGGCCACGGTCGTCTGCCCGCGCTGCGGTGCGGCCGACACCGAGGCGCTCGCCGCGTTCGGAGCCACCGCCTGCCGCGAACTGCGCCGATGCCACTCCTGCCGGGAACCGTTCGAGCACATGCGGGAGATCTGA
- a CDS encoding LysM peptidoglycan-binding domain-containing protein, with product MRRCLWWPLRVIRPTMKKGTIMPRLGHGRPVSDHDIDKAKKDLAEYTAGAPLAFALAPPVSTQPFDLLFPTLQDDEANLLPRLPDTPAKLKRLGAAMTDNEQGDDAGKDGPIPAAYTYLGQFIDHDVTLEIQDSTLGSGGPKVLLDPAMAPLSLADIRRVMRNQRTATLDLDSVYGTPAPRDPKNEDRLKLGVVQKLGQTDPPFVRPKGKGDDNDLPRKPRNSDPDIDREALIGDPRNDENTIISQLHVAFLKAHNVLIDQGLPFREARRVLRQHYQHIVVHDFLKRIADPAIVDDVVVHGNKWYNPHAEPFFMPLEFAVAAYRFGHSMVRGLYDFNVNFRASRNPAPGSLDLLFTFTALSGQLGDFDTLPENWIIEWENIVGPGAVMKARKIDTNLASTGGGALFGLKDKEGKPEQPAPDAGRLAVRNLLRGYRLRIPTGQAVADLLGTPVLTKDQILAAAGNADQRNALEQSEFLTRTPLWYYILAEAKALHDGAHLGPVGSTIVAEVLVGLVRRSEDSVLKQPGWKPTLPAEKPGRFELADLLRLAKVLPGHQQPLTYQVRQGDSLTKIAREQLGGENRWPQIFALNRSTITNPNRIFPGQVLFLPPKQPVGPIPRLYTVKAGDSLSKIAREKLGDEDRWREIFNLNRDFIPDSDRIFPGQVIVIPTT from the coding sequence GTGCGCCGCTGCCTATGGTGGCCGCTGAGAGTTATTCGGCCCACCATGAAAAAGGGGACAATAATGCCTCGTCTCGGACATGGCCGCCCCGTTTCCGATCACGACATCGACAAGGCGAAAAAGGATCTCGCCGAATACACGGCTGGCGCCCCGCTGGCGTTCGCCCTCGCGCCACCGGTCAGCACCCAGCCGTTCGATCTGCTCTTCCCGACGTTGCAGGACGACGAAGCGAACCTGCTGCCACGGTTACCGGACACGCCGGCGAAACTGAAGCGGCTCGGTGCGGCGATGACCGACAACGAACAGGGCGACGACGCCGGCAAGGACGGCCCGATCCCTGCGGCCTACACCTATCTCGGTCAGTTCATCGACCACGACGTCACCCTGGAGATCCAGGATTCGACGCTGGGGTCCGGCGGGCCGAAGGTGCTTCTCGATCCGGCGATGGCCCCGCTGAGTCTGGCGGACATCCGGCGGGTGATGCGTAATCAGCGCACCGCGACCCTGGACCTGGACAGCGTTTACGGAACGCCGGCTCCGCGTGATCCGAAGAACGAGGACCGGCTCAAACTGGGCGTGGTCCAGAAACTCGGCCAGACTGATCCTCCTTTTGTCCGCCCGAAGGGCAAAGGCGACGACAACGACCTGCCGCGCAAACCGCGGAACAGTGATCCGGACATCGACCGTGAGGCTCTGATCGGTGATCCGCGCAATGACGAGAACACCATCATCTCCCAGTTGCACGTGGCGTTCCTGAAAGCGCACAACGTGCTGATCGACCAGGGGCTGCCGTTCCGGGAGGCGCGCCGGGTGCTGCGCCAGCACTACCAGCACATCGTCGTGCACGATTTCCTGAAGCGGATCGCGGATCCGGCGATCGTCGACGACGTCGTGGTGCACGGCAACAAGTGGTACAACCCGCACGCCGAGCCGTTTTTCATGCCCCTCGAATTCGCGGTCGCCGCCTACCGTTTCGGGCACTCGATGGTGCGCGGCCTGTACGACTTCAACGTGAATTTCCGGGCCAGCCGCAATCCGGCGCCGGGCTCGCTGGATCTGCTGTTCACCTTCACCGCGCTGAGTGGGCAGCTCGGTGACTTCGACACGCTCCCGGAGAACTGGATCATCGAATGGGAGAACATCGTCGGTCCCGGCGCCGTCATGAAGGCCCGGAAGATCGACACCAATCTGGCCTCCACCGGTGGCGGGGCGCTGTTCGGGCTCAAGGACAAAGAAGGTAAGCCGGAGCAGCCCGCGCCGGACGCCGGGCGGCTGGCCGTCCGTAACCTGCTGCGTGGTTACCGGCTGCGTATTCCCACTGGTCAGGCGGTCGCCGATCTGCTCGGGACGCCGGTGCTCACCAAGGACCAGATCCTTGCCGCGGCCGGGAACGCCGACCAGCGGAACGCGCTGGAACAGAGCGAATTCCTGACTCGTACACCGCTCTGGTATTACATCCTGGCCGAGGCCAAGGCCCTGCACGACGGCGCGCACCTGGGCCCGGTGGGCAGCACGATCGTCGCCGAGGTGCTGGTCGGGCTGGTCCGCCGCAGTGAGGACTCGGTGCTCAAGCAGCCGGGCTGGAAGCCGACGCTGCCGGCGGAGAAGCCCGGCCGGTTCGAGCTGGCCGACCTGTTGCGCCTGGCCAAGGTGCTGCCGGGGCATCAGCAGCCGCTGACGTATCAGGTGCGCCAGGGCGACAGCCTCACCAAGATCGCGCGGGAACAGCTCGGTGGGGAGAACCGCTGGCCGCAGATCTTCGCGCTGAATCGCTCCACCATCACGAACCCGAATCGGATCTTCCCCGGTCAGGTGCTGTTCCTGCCGCCGAAACAGCCGGTCGGCCCGATCCCACGCCTTTACACCGTGAAAGCCGGCGACTCGCTGTCGAAAATCGCCCGCGAGAAACTCGGCGACGAGGACCGCTGGCGCGAGATCTTCAACCTGAACCGCGATTTCATCCCCGACTCGGACCGGATCTTCCCCGGCCAGGTAATCGTCATCCCGACCACATAG
- the paaB gene encoding 1,2-phenylacetyl-CoA epoxidase subunit PaaB, with protein sequence MTQHEWPLFEVFVRAKRGLNHVHVGSLRAADPEMALHHARDLYTRRNEGVSIWVVRSDAVTASDPAVKESFFAPSEDKVYRHPTHYAIPDSVPHI encoded by the coding sequence ATGACGCAGCACGAGTGGCCGTTGTTCGAGGTGTTCGTGCGAGCCAAGCGAGGGCTCAACCACGTGCATGTGGGGTCGCTGCGGGCCGCCGACCCGGAGATGGCGTTGCATCACGCTCGTGACCTCTACACCCGGCGCAACGAGGGCGTCAGCATCTGGGTGGTGCGGTCGGACGCCGTCACGGCCAGTGACCCGGCGGTCAAGGAGTCCTTCTTCGCGCCCAGTGAGGACAAGGTCTACCGGCATCCGACGCACTACGCCATTCCCGACTCGGTTCCGCACATCTGA
- the iolB gene encoding 5-deoxy-glucuronate isomerase produces the protein MTDARVDPLVPRGSSAERPFDVHVTPESAGWQHTGLRVVQLSVGGRVRFRTGDDEVVVLPLIGGCDVACDDERMTLTGRRSVFSRITDFAYLPRGTTATLRAPNGGRFALPAARAGRYLPFRYGAAEDVPVELRGSGRASRQVNNFCTPGSFETDRLIACEVLTPGGNWSSYPPHEHDELEEICYYEVAVSPAGGPGCGYQRVYGYQDRPIDVCAEVHTGDVVLIPYGWHGPSMAAPGYDLYRLNVMAGPGERRWQARDDPAHDWVRDQWAADRIDDRLPMTSVRERRRE, from the coding sequence ATGACCGACGCGCGGGTCGACCCACTGGTGCCCCGGGGCAGTTCCGCCGAGCGCCCGTTCGACGTCCACGTCACCCCGGAGAGCGCAGGCTGGCAGCACACCGGCCTGCGGGTGGTGCAGCTCTCCGTCGGCGGGCGGGTGCGCTTCCGTACCGGCGACGACGAAGTGGTGGTCCTGCCCCTGATCGGCGGCTGTGACGTGGCCTGCGACGACGAGCGGATGACACTGACCGGCCGCCGCTCGGTCTTCTCCCGGATCACCGACTTCGCCTACCTGCCGCGCGGCACCACGGCCACGCTGCGCGCCCCGAACGGCGGCCGCTTCGCGCTCCCGGCCGCCCGCGCCGGTCGTTACCTGCCGTTCCGCTACGGCGCCGCCGAGGACGTCCCGGTCGAACTCCGCGGATCCGGCCGGGCCAGCCGGCAGGTCAACAACTTCTGCACGCCCGGCTCGTTCGAGACCGACCGGCTGATCGCGTGCGAGGTGCTCACGCCGGGTGGCAACTGGTCGTCCTACCCGCCGCACGAACACGACGAGCTGGAGGAGATCTGCTACTACGAGGTCGCCGTCTCGCCGGCGGGCGGTCCCGGCTGCGGATACCAGCGGGTGTACGGGTACCAGGACCGCCCGATCGACGTGTGCGCCGAGGTGCACACCGGGGACGTCGTGCTGATCCCGTACGGCTGGCACGGGCCCTCGATGGCTGCCCCCGGCTACGACCTCTACCGCCTGAACGTGATGGCCGGCCCCGGCGAACGGCGCTGGCAGGCCCGCGACGACCCGGCACACGACTGGGTGCGGGACCAGTGGGCGGCCGACCGGATCGACGACAGGCTGCCGATGACCTCGGTGCGGGAGAGAAGGCGGGAATGA
- the paaC gene encoding 1,2-phenylacetyl-CoA epoxidase subunit PaaC: MAFDDAYDALTDHQDDARWAYGTGFTDPLAGVSGDFPDGVDRSDLATYCLMLGDDALIMSHRLQQWVTRAPELEDELALANIGLDLLGQARLLLTRAGAAEGRGRDEDELAMHRGPGEFRNVHLVERADDDFAHLVARLCAFSVWRLALLDRLAGSRDPMLAGIAAKGVKEVTYHRDYAAQWMVRLGDGTALSHTRMTAAVVALEPLLGSLFQAHPVEKRLAAADVAVDPGELRADFEQVWELVLTTGRLAGSRSGDERLGGSDAGRDGEHTAAFAEILAEMQAIARTVPGGVW; this comes from the coding sequence ATGGCTTTCGACGACGCGTACGACGCGCTCACCGATCATCAGGACGATGCTCGGTGGGCGTACGGGACCGGCTTCACCGATCCTCTCGCCGGTGTCTCCGGCGACTTCCCGGACGGAGTCGACCGGTCTGACCTGGCCACCTACTGCCTGATGCTCGGCGACGACGCGCTGATCATGTCGCACCGGCTTCAGCAGTGGGTGACCCGGGCACCCGAGCTTGAGGACGAACTGGCGCTCGCCAACATCGGCCTAGACCTGCTCGGGCAGGCCCGGTTGCTGCTGACCCGGGCCGGTGCCGCAGAAGGCCGGGGCCGTGACGAGGACGAGCTGGCCATGCACCGTGGACCGGGCGAGTTCCGCAACGTCCATCTGGTGGAACGAGCCGACGACGACTTCGCGCACCTGGTGGCCCGGCTGTGCGCCTTCTCGGTGTGGCGGCTGGCCCTGCTCGACCGGCTCGCCGGCTCCCGTGATCCGATGCTCGCCGGCATCGCTGCCAAAGGCGTCAAAGAGGTCACCTACCATCGGGACTACGCGGCGCAGTGGATGGTCCGGCTCGGTGACGGGACCGCACTGTCACACACCCGGATGACCGCCGCCGTGGTCGCGCTGGAGCCACTGCTCGGAAGCCTGTTCCAGGCACACCCGGTCGAGAAACGCCTGGCCGCGGCAGATGTCGCGGTTGATCCGGGGGAGCTTCGAGCCGACTTCGAGCAGGTCTGGGAGTTAGTTCTGACCACCGGGCGGCTGGCCGGTTCCCGCTCGGGCGACGAACGGCTCGGTGGCTCGGACGCCGGGCGGGACGGGGAGCACACGGCGGCGTTCGCCGAGATCCTGGCGGAGATGCAGGCGATCGCCCGGACGGTACCCGGAGGCGTCTGGTGA
- the paaA gene encoding 1,2-phenylacetyl-CoA epoxidase subunit PaaA produces MTFDESIARDQRIEPADDMPEGYRRTMVRQIAQHAHSEIIGMQPEGDWITRAPTLRRKAILLAKVQDEAGHGLYLYSAAETLGADRGDLTRRLIEGQQKYSSIFNYPTRSFADVGVIGWLVDGAAICNQVPLCRSSYGPYARAMIRICKEESFHQRQGYELLITMMRGTPEQRSMVQDAVDRWWWPSLMMFGPPDAASPNTAQSMAWKIKRHTNDELRQRFVDMSVPQAVSLGVTLPDAELRWNEERGHYDFGQPDWAELKRVITGDGPMNEERIRRRRAADTDGAWVREAAAAHGARLAGVA; encoded by the coding sequence ATGACGTTCGACGAGTCGATCGCCCGGGACCAGCGGATCGAGCCGGCCGACGATATGCCGGAGGGGTACCGGCGCACGATGGTCCGGCAGATCGCGCAACATGCGCATTCGGAGATCATCGGGATGCAGCCGGAGGGGGACTGGATCACCCGAGCCCCGACGCTGCGGCGTAAGGCGATCCTGCTCGCCAAGGTGCAGGACGAGGCCGGGCACGGGCTCTACCTCTACTCGGCGGCCGAGACGCTCGGGGCCGACCGGGGCGACCTCACCCGGCGACTCATCGAGGGACAGCAGAAGTATTCGTCGATCTTCAACTATCCGACCCGGTCGTTCGCTGACGTCGGTGTGATCGGCTGGCTCGTCGACGGCGCGGCCATCTGCAATCAGGTGCCACTCTGCCGCAGCTCTTACGGGCCCTACGCGCGAGCCATGATCCGCATCTGCAAGGAGGAGTCCTTCCATCAGCGGCAGGGCTACGAGCTGCTGATCACCATGATGCGGGGGACTCCGGAGCAGCGGTCGATGGTGCAGGACGCGGTGGACCGGTGGTGGTGGCCGTCGCTGATGATGTTCGGGCCGCCGGACGCCGCGTCACCCAACACCGCGCAGTCGATGGCCTGGAAGATCAAGCGGCACACCAACGACGAGCTGCGGCAGCGATTCGTCGACATGAGTGTTCCGCAAGCCGTCTCGCTCGGGGTCACCCTGCCCGATGCCGAGCTGCGATGGAACGAGGAGCGTGGCCACTACGACTTCGGCCAGCCCGACTGGGCCGAACTGAAACGGGTCATCACCGGTGATGGGCCGATGAACGAGGAGCGGATCCGGCGCCGGCGTGCCGCGGACACCGACGGCGCCTGGGTGCGGGAAGCGGCCGCGGCCCACGGGGCCCGGCTGGCAGGGGTGGCGTGA
- a CDS encoding TetR/AcrR family transcriptional regulator, which produces MDNSRRRGRPGHDQGAVLAAAVRLFNTHGYDATSMFDIAESLGITKSTLYHHVSSKEQLLTMAVDRALGALEEAAQAAIKSDEPAVVRLRNLIRRSVLVLADRLEFVTLLLRVRGNTVAEQQAVARRRTFDRIVTDLVRQAQAEGGLRADVDPATAARLIFGMVNSLVGWYRPDKGSPDSIADAVADLAFGGLQRR; this is translated from the coding sequence GTGGACAACAGCCGGCGCCGCGGCCGCCCGGGGCATGATCAGGGTGCGGTGCTGGCCGCCGCGGTCCGGCTCTTCAACACTCACGGCTACGACGCGACGAGCATGTTCGACATCGCCGAGTCGCTCGGCATCACCAAGTCGACGCTCTACCACCACGTCAGCAGCAAGGAGCAGTTGCTGACGATGGCGGTGGACCGGGCGCTCGGCGCACTGGAGGAGGCCGCACAGGCGGCGATCAAGAGCGACGAGCCTGCTGTCGTACGACTGCGGAATTTGATCCGTCGCAGTGTCCTCGTCCTGGCCGACCGTCTGGAGTTCGTCACCCTGCTCCTGCGGGTGCGCGGCAACACCGTGGCCGAGCAGCAGGCCGTGGCGCGCCGCCGGACCTTCGACCGGATCGTCACCGACCTGGTGCGGCAGGCGCAGGCCGAGGGCGGCCTGCGTGCCGACGTGGACCCGGCGACCGCGGCCCGCCTGATCTTCGGAATGGTCAATTCACTCGTCGGGTGGTATCGCCCGGATAAGGGATCCCCGGATTCCATTGCCGACGCGGTGGCCGATCTAGCTTTCGGCGGCCTGCAGAGAAGGTGA
- the paaE gene encoding 1,2-phenylacetyl-CoA epoxidase subunit PaaE: MTPRGFHPLRVATVDRLCADAVAVTFDVPPELAERYRFRPGQSVTVHRDGERRTYSICAPAGGAPRIGVREVPGGLVSPWIVHRLRAGDLVEVAPPAGTFTPEPATGGRHVLIAAGSGITPVLSIAASLLRQAGTEVTLLYGNRRADTVMFAEELADLKDTYPGRLELVHVLSREPRESELFSGRLDAGRLRQMLRLLIDVPAVGHWWLCGPYGMVVDATAVLTEFGVPGSRVHRELFWVDEAPPPPVRPAESLGPSCDVTVVLDGRKTSVAVPDGVTLLDGAQRARPDLPFACKGGVCGTCRARVTDGTVVMRRNFALEDGEVTAGFVLTCQSLPTSPKVVIDFDQ, translated from the coding sequence ATGACACCACGGGGGTTTCATCCACTGCGGGTCGCCACCGTCGACCGGCTGTGCGCCGACGCGGTCGCGGTGACCTTCGACGTGCCGCCGGAACTGGCCGAGCGCTACCGGTTCCGGCCGGGGCAGTCGGTCACCGTGCACCGGGACGGAGAACGGCGCACCTACTCGATCTGCGCTCCGGCCGGTGGTGCCCCGCGCATCGGGGTGCGGGAGGTTCCCGGCGGGCTCGTCTCCCCATGGATCGTCCACCGGCTGCGAGCCGGTGACCTGGTCGAAGTAGCGCCGCCAGCCGGCACGTTCACACCCGAACCCGCGACCGGCGGGCGGCACGTGCTCATCGCCGCCGGATCCGGGATCACCCCGGTGCTGTCGATCGCCGCGTCCCTGTTGCGGCAGGCGGGCACCGAGGTCACCCTGCTGTACGGCAACCGGCGAGCCGACACCGTCATGTTCGCCGAAGAACTCGCCGATCTGAAGGACACCTATCCCGGGCGGCTCGAACTCGTGCACGTGCTCTCCCGGGAACCCCGCGAGTCCGAACTGTTCAGCGGGCGCCTCGACGCCGGCCGGCTGCGCCAGATGTTGCGGCTGCTGATCGACGTACCTGCGGTCGGGCACTGGTGGTTGTGCGGACCGTACGGGATGGTCGTCGACGCGACCGCGGTGCTGACCGAGTTCGGGGTGCCGGGATCGCGGGTGCACCGGGAACTGTTCTGGGTGGACGAGGCGCCACCCCCACCGGTGCGGCCCGCCGAATCGCTCGGGCCCAGTTGTGACGTCACCGTGGTGCTCGACGGGCGGAAGACGAGTGTCGCCGTACCCGACGGGGTCACCCTGTTGGACGGGGCTCAGCGGGCACGGCCGGACCTGCCCTTCGCCTGCAAGGGCGGAGTGTGCGGCACGTGCCGGGCCCGGGTCACCGACGGGACCGTGGTCATGCGGCGGAACTTCGCGCTGGAGGACGGTGAGGTCACGGCGGGGTTCGTCCTGACCTGCCAGAGTCTGCCGACCTCACCCAAGGTAGTGATC
- the paaN gene encoding phenylacetic acid degradation protein PaaN, which translates to MTSPDELYQAHRELLDRAISAASARDYWSAFPESPSKKVYGDQAAPAGDRAFTALLGQTFAVDVPGAVGTVSTERSPYGLELGISYPKGDPQALVAAARAATPGWRDIGPEGRAGVAVEILQQLHARVFELAHTVQHTTGQAFVMAFQAGGTHALDRGLEAVAYALAATTRMPARASWSKGPLHLEKTATVVGRGVGLVIGCTTFPTWNGYPGLFASLVTGNPVIVKPHPGAVLPLAVTVQVCRAVLTSAGLNPDIVTLAAEDPGDGIAATLATHPEVRIVDFTGSSEFGDWLEANARQAVVYTEKAGLNTVVVDSTADYQGLLGNLAFSLSLYSGQMCTTPQNILVPRDGISTDAGHRSAAEFGADLAAALDKLLGDPRRAAGTLGAIVNDGVFSRLTEAGTAPAIVHPSTAVADEQFPGATIRTPLVVQLDAADEKTYTREWFGPVSFLITTDSTAHSLQVFSETVRAHGALSALVHSTSPSVLDAARSAALDAGVHLSENLTGGVFVNQTAAFSDLHGTGANPAATAALTDDWFVAGRFFTLQSRRHVDPS; encoded by the coding sequence ATGACGAGTCCCGATGAGCTCTACCAAGCCCATCGCGAGCTGCTGGACCGCGCGATCTCGGCGGCCTCGGCCCGTGACTACTGGTCGGCCTTCCCCGAGTCGCCCAGCAAGAAGGTCTACGGCGATCAGGCCGCCCCCGCCGGCGACCGCGCCTTCACCGCCCTGCTCGGGCAGACCTTCGCCGTCGACGTGCCGGGCGCCGTGGGCACCGTCTCCACCGAGCGCTCGCCCTACGGCCTGGAGCTGGGCATCAGCTATCCCAAAGGCGACCCGCAGGCGCTGGTCGCCGCCGCCCGCGCGGCCACCCCGGGCTGGCGAGACATCGGCCCCGAGGGCCGGGCCGGCGTCGCCGTGGAGATCCTCCAGCAACTGCACGCCCGAGTCTTCGAGCTGGCCCACACCGTCCAGCACACCACCGGTCAGGCCTTCGTGATGGCGTTCCAGGCCGGCGGCACCCACGCGCTCGACCGTGGTCTGGAAGCCGTCGCCTACGCTCTCGCCGCGACCACCCGGATGCCCGCCCGCGCTTCCTGGAGCAAAGGCCCGCTGCACCTGGAGAAGACGGCGACTGTCGTCGGCCGCGGCGTCGGCCTGGTCATCGGCTGCACCACCTTCCCCACCTGGAACGGATATCCGGGCCTGTTCGCCAGCCTCGTCACCGGCAACCCGGTGATCGTCAAACCACACCCCGGCGCGGTGCTGCCGCTCGCCGTCACCGTCCAGGTCTGCCGGGCGGTGCTCACCTCCGCCGGGCTCAACCCCGACATCGTCACGCTCGCCGCCGAGGACCCCGGCGACGGCATCGCGGCCACCCTCGCCACCCACCCCGAGGTGCGGATCGTCGACTTCACCGGCTCCAGCGAGTTCGGCGACTGGCTCGAAGCCAACGCGCGGCAGGCCGTGGTCTACACCGAGAAAGCCGGGCTCAACACCGTCGTCGTCGACTCCACCGCCGACTACCAGGGGCTGCTCGGCAATCTGGCGTTCTCGCTGTCGCTCTACAGCGGGCAGATGTGCACCACCCCGCAGAACATCCTGGTGCCCCGCGACGGCATCAGCACCGACGCCGGGCATCGCAGCGCCGCCGAGTTCGGCGCCGATCTGGCGGCCGCGCTCGACAAACTGCTCGGCGACCCGCGGCGGGCCGCCGGCACTCTCGGTGCGATCGTCAACGACGGCGTGTTCAGCCGGCTCACCGAGGCCGGGACGGCGCCCGCGATCGTGCACCCGTCGACCGCCGTCGCCGACGAGCAGTTCCCCGGCGCGACCATCCGGACGCCACTGGTGGTGCAGCTCGACGCCGCCGACGAGAAGACCTACACGCGCGAGTGGTTCGGGCCGGTGTCATTCCTGATCACCACCGATTCGACCGCGCACAGCCTGCAGGTGTTCAGCGAGACCGTGCGGGCCCACGGCGCGCTGTCGGCGCTGGTGCACTCGACCTCGCCGTCGGTGCTCGACGCCGCCCGCTCAGCGGCACTCGACGCCGGCGTGCACCTCTCGGAGAACCTGACCGGTGGAGTCTTCGTCAACCAGACGGCAGCCTTCAGCGACCTGCACGGGACCGGCGCCAACCCGGCGGCGACCGCAGCCCTGACCGACGACTGGTTCGTGGCGGGCCGCTTCTTCACCCTGCAGTCGCGCCGCCACGTGGATCCGTCATGA